One window of the Chelonoidis abingdonii isolate Lonesome George chromosome 3, CheloAbing_2.0, whole genome shotgun sequence genome contains the following:
- the MIA3 gene encoding transport and Golgi organization protein 1 homolog isoform X6, whose translation MRPFADILVATLPEDMRPGPDFHGLPWEPIIITALVGIATLGILFWRTCLSVKSRMYQVTEKQLAEKIKNLLQEKTEILEKMSEYDQKIKEAKESVKVAQKQNTSLSNEAAGLKDVIKGLEETNHLLDDRLRNLHTMLETERQQNVKKEDQILEMKKSLEKLQEVIMLHSVELSEVQIVLNETKLSEEKVKSELRHVQEENARLKKRKEQLLQEAEGWSERHTELSEQIKLYQKSQKDIEEALAYKENEIEVLTNCIMQLKQLDTDSEGKKDGEGNGWDTGDDLANGELPDNRSEKMKNQIKQMMDVSRVKTTLSIVEEDRDLLQSKLSDEIAARHELEEQIKKLEHDSCSLHTAKVRFENECKTLQQKVEILNELYQQKEMALQKKLTQEEYERQEKEQKLSAADEKAVLAVEEVKVYKQRILEMEEELKKTERSYKNQIAGHEKKAHDNWLIARSAERALAEEKREAANLRQKLIEVNQKLAMLQRPLIVKPTAGRPDRQVPARRGPLSHDGSFGPSPVSGGGPSPPLMMEAPGQPPSATRREGSRSEFVDGPSAPRRPPELSGRSSVPDLSPAIAALVNSGPRTSSPSTFLDGVQNPPKDSEAPSISTVPPSPSEAAAVNLGPKGPPSFPGTPITPPPVRFGVLPPPLRGHYGSRPLPLPLVRGPPPPAARDYLPGPPLGMRDLPPDPRGYVRFPPPFRPGGPPGPRLPPQVLRNYPPPPSRDLPPPGSRDYPPAPPCPPSPAGPRDYTHPPEQKP comes from the exons ATGCGACCATTCGCAGATATT TTGGTTGCCACACTGCCTGAGGACATGCGGCCTGGGCCTGACTTCCATGGACTTCCATGGGAGCCCATCATTATCACTGCCTTGGTGGGAATTGCTACTCTGGGTATACTGTTCTGGAGAACCTGCCTTTCA GTAAAGAGTAGAATGTATCAAG TGACTGAAAAGCAACTTGCTGAAAAGATTAAAAATCTCCtacaagaaaaaacagaaatcttAGAGAAGATGTCAGAATATGACCAAAAG ATTAAGGAAGCCAAGGAATCTGTAAAGGTGGCCCAGAAACAGAACACTAGTCTCTCAAATGAAGCTGCAGGACTTAAG GATGTTATCAAGGGGCTTGAAGAAACAAACCATCTCCTAGATGACAGATTGAGAAACCTGCACACAATGCTAGAAACAGAGAGACAGCAGAATGTGAAGAAAGAGGACCAA ATATTGGAAATGAAGAAGTCTTTGGAGAAACTCCAAGAAGTTATCATGCTGCATTCTGTAGAGCTTTCGGAG GTTCAAATAGTCCTCAATGAAACTAAACTAAGTGAAGAAAAAGTGAAGTCTGAGCTTCGTCATGTACAGGAAGAGAATGCTAGACTGAAAAAGAGAAAGGAGCAA CTGCTACAAGAAGCAGAAGGCTGgagtgagagacacactgagcTCAGTGAACAGATCAAACTGTATCAGAAGTCTCAGAAGGACATAGAAGAAGCACTTGCCTACAAGGAAAATGAAATCGAA GTTTTGACTAACTGCATTATGCAGCTAAAGCAACTTGATACAGATTCTGAGGGCAAGAAGGATGGAGAGGGAAATGGATGGGACACAGGAGATGATCTGGCCAATGGAGAACTGCCAG ATAATCGGAGTGAGAAGATGAAGAATCAGATCAAGCAGATGATGGATGTCTCAAGG gtaaaaacgACCTTATCTATAGTTGAAGAAGATAGAGATCTTTTGCAGTCCAAACTGAGTGATGAAATAGCAGCAAGGCATGAGCTAGAAG AGCAAATAAAAAAGCTGGAACATGATTCCTGTTCTCTACATACAGCCAAAGTTCGATTTGAAAATGAATGTAAAACTCTGCAACAGAAGGTGGAAATTCTCAATGAGCTCTATCAGCAGAAGGAGATGGCACTTCAAAA GAAGCTGACCCAGGAGGAGTACGAGCGTCAAGAGAAGGAGCAGAAATTGTCTGCTGCAGATGAAAAAGCAGTGTTGGCTGTCGAGGAAGTGAAAGTTTACAA GCAAAGAATTCTGGAAATGGAGGAAGAGctgaaaaaaacagagagatctTATAAAAACCAG ATTGCTGGTCATGAGAAGAAGGCCCATGACAATTGG CTCATTGCCCGCTCTGCAGAGAGAGCTTTGGCTGAGGAAAAGAGAGAAGCTGCCAACCTGAGGCAAAA attaataGAAGTGAACCAAAAACTTGCAATGCTTCAAAGACCATTAATTGTAAAGCCGACTGCAGGCAGACCTGACCGTCAAGTCCCAGCACGGAGAG GTCCACTGAGCCATGATGGCTCTTTTGGGCCATCACCTGTGAGTGGAGGAGGTCCTTCCCCGCCACTGATGATGGAAGCTCCTGGTCAGCCCCCCTCTGCCACACGAAGGGAAGGTTCAAGAAGTGAATTTG TGGATGGCCCTTCAGCTCCAAGGAGGCCACCTGAGCTGTCTGGAAGATCATCTGTCCCAG atcttagccctgctataGCAGCCCTGGTCAATAGTGGGCCAAGAACTTCCTCACCTTCCACATTCCTGGATGGAGTG caaaaccctCCCAAAGACTCCGAAGCCCCCAGTATATCTACTGTTCCGCCTTCACcttctgaagcagcagca GTGAACCTAGGTCCTAAAGGTCCCCCATCTTTTCCTGGGACACCCATAACGCCACCTCCAGTTCGATTTGGAGTACTGCCACCTCCACTGCGTGGGCACTATGGGTCTCGGCCCCTTCCTCTACCCTTAG TTCGTGGTCCACCACCTCCAGCTGCAAGAGACTATTTACCTGGCCCACCATTAGGAATGAGAGACCTGCCTCCTGATCCAAGAGGATATGTACGTTTCCCTCCTCCTTTTCGACCTGGAGGCCCTCCTGGCCCACGGCTACCCCCACAAGTTTTAAGGAACTATCCCCCTCCTCCAAGTAGAGACTTGCCTCCACCAGGATCTAGAGACTATCCACCAGCCCCTCCTTGTCCACCATCACCAGCAGGCCCCAGGGACTACACACATCCTCCAGAACAAAAACCGTAA
- the MIA3 gene encoding transport and Golgi organization protein 1 homolog isoform X5, with translation METAAPSTTPGAAATAAGPAAVLLGPLSRGYAALMGRLLQLVATLPEDMRPGPDFHGLPWEPIIITALVGIATLGILFWRTCLSVKSRMYQVTEKQLAEKIKNLLQEKTEILEKMSEYDQKIKEAKESVKVAQKQNTSLSNEAAGLKDVIKGLEETNHLLDDRLRNLHTMLETERQQNVKKEDQILEMKKSLEKLQEVIMLHSVELSEVQIVLNETKLSEEKVKSELRHVQEENARLKKRKEQLLQEAEGWSERHTELSEQIKLYQKSQKDIEEALAYKENEIEVLTNCIMQLKQLDTDSEGKKDGEGNGWDTGDDLANGELPDNRSEKMKNQIKQMMDVSRVKTTLSIVEEDRDLLQSKLSDEIAARHELEEQIKKLEHDSCSLHTAKVRFENECKTLQQKVEILNELYQQKEMALQKKLTQEEYERQEKEQKLSAADEKAVLAVEEVKVYKQRILEMEEELKKTERSYKNQIAGHEKKAHDNWLIARSAERALAEEKREAANLRQKLIEVNQKLAMLQRPLIVKPTAGRPDRQVPARRGPLSHDGSFGPSPVSGGGPSPPLMMEAPGQPPSATRREGSRSEFVDGPSAPRRPPELSGRSSVPDLSPAIAALVNSGPRTSSPSTFLDGVQNPPKDSEAPSISTVPPSPSEAAAVNLGPKGPPSFPGTPITPPPVRFGVLPPPLRGHYGSRPLPLPLVRGPPPPAARDYLPGPPLGMRDLPPDPRGYVRFPPPFRPGGPPGPRLPPQVLRNYPPPPSRDLPPPGSRDYPPAPPCPPSPAGPRDYTHPPEQKP, from the exons ATGGAGACCGcggccccctccaccacccccgggGCAGCCGCCACCGCCGCGGGCCCCGCCGCGGTCCTGCTGGGGCCCCTGTCCCGCGGATACGCCGCCCTCATGGGCCGGCTGCTGCAG TTGGTTGCCACACTGCCTGAGGACATGCGGCCTGGGCCTGACTTCCATGGACTTCCATGGGAGCCCATCATTATCACTGCCTTGGTGGGAATTGCTACTCTGGGTATACTGTTCTGGAGAACCTGCCTTTCA GTAAAGAGTAGAATGTATCAAG TGACTGAAAAGCAACTTGCTGAAAAGATTAAAAATCTCCtacaagaaaaaacagaaatcttAGAGAAGATGTCAGAATATGACCAAAAG ATTAAGGAAGCCAAGGAATCTGTAAAGGTGGCCCAGAAACAGAACACTAGTCTCTCAAATGAAGCTGCAGGACTTAAG GATGTTATCAAGGGGCTTGAAGAAACAAACCATCTCCTAGATGACAGATTGAGAAACCTGCACACAATGCTAGAAACAGAGAGACAGCAGAATGTGAAGAAAGAGGACCAA ATATTGGAAATGAAGAAGTCTTTGGAGAAACTCCAAGAAGTTATCATGCTGCATTCTGTAGAGCTTTCGGAG GTTCAAATAGTCCTCAATGAAACTAAACTAAGTGAAGAAAAAGTGAAGTCTGAGCTTCGTCATGTACAGGAAGAGAATGCTAGACTGAAAAAGAGAAAGGAGCAA CTGCTACAAGAAGCAGAAGGCTGgagtgagagacacactgagcTCAGTGAACAGATCAAACTGTATCAGAAGTCTCAGAAGGACATAGAAGAAGCACTTGCCTACAAGGAAAATGAAATCGAA GTTTTGACTAACTGCATTATGCAGCTAAAGCAACTTGATACAGATTCTGAGGGCAAGAAGGATGGAGAGGGAAATGGATGGGACACAGGAGATGATCTGGCCAATGGAGAACTGCCAG ATAATCGGAGTGAGAAGATGAAGAATCAGATCAAGCAGATGATGGATGTCTCAAGG gtaaaaacgACCTTATCTATAGTTGAAGAAGATAGAGATCTTTTGCAGTCCAAACTGAGTGATGAAATAGCAGCAAGGCATGAGCTAGAAG AGCAAATAAAAAAGCTGGAACATGATTCCTGTTCTCTACATACAGCCAAAGTTCGATTTGAAAATGAATGTAAAACTCTGCAACAGAAGGTGGAAATTCTCAATGAGCTCTATCAGCAGAAGGAGATGGCACTTCAAAA GAAGCTGACCCAGGAGGAGTACGAGCGTCAAGAGAAGGAGCAGAAATTGTCTGCTGCAGATGAAAAAGCAGTGTTGGCTGTCGAGGAAGTGAAAGTTTACAA GCAAAGAATTCTGGAAATGGAGGAAGAGctgaaaaaaacagagagatctTATAAAAACCAG ATTGCTGGTCATGAGAAGAAGGCCCATGACAATTGG CTCATTGCCCGCTCTGCAGAGAGAGCTTTGGCTGAGGAAAAGAGAGAAGCTGCCAACCTGAGGCAAAA attaataGAAGTGAACCAAAAACTTGCAATGCTTCAAAGACCATTAATTGTAAAGCCGACTGCAGGCAGACCTGACCGTCAAGTCCCAGCACGGAGAG GTCCACTGAGCCATGATGGCTCTTTTGGGCCATCACCTGTGAGTGGAGGAGGTCCTTCCCCGCCACTGATGATGGAAGCTCCTGGTCAGCCCCCCTCTGCCACACGAAGGGAAGGTTCAAGAAGTGAATTTG TGGATGGCCCTTCAGCTCCAAGGAGGCCACCTGAGCTGTCTGGAAGATCATCTGTCCCAG atcttagccctgctataGCAGCCCTGGTCAATAGTGGGCCAAGAACTTCCTCACCTTCCACATTCCTGGATGGAGTG caaaaccctCCCAAAGACTCCGAAGCCCCCAGTATATCTACTGTTCCGCCTTCACcttctgaagcagcagca GTGAACCTAGGTCCTAAAGGTCCCCCATCTTTTCCTGGGACACCCATAACGCCACCTCCAGTTCGATTTGGAGTACTGCCACCTCCACTGCGTGGGCACTATGGGTCTCGGCCCCTTCCTCTACCCTTAG TTCGTGGTCCACCACCTCCAGCTGCAAGAGACTATTTACCTGGCCCACCATTAGGAATGAGAGACCTGCCTCCTGATCCAAGAGGATATGTACGTTTCCCTCCTCCTTTTCGACCTGGAGGCCCTCCTGGCCCACGGCTACCCCCACAAGTTTTAAGGAACTATCCCCCTCCTCCAAGTAGAGACTTGCCTCCACCAGGATCTAGAGACTATCCACCAGCCCCTCCTTGTCCACCATCACCAGCAGGCCCCAGGGACTACACACATCCTCCAGAACAAAAACCGTAA